GGGAGATTAATGGGAGAAATccattttgcaaataaattcctCAAAGCTAATcaaaaaaagtcatgtgacttggGCGCTATGGGACAGCAAAACCTGACTAACCAGTGGACCGATCTCGTTCCACtgcatctgaaatgttgtttttgtcattctgaAATGCCCCAGCAAAGTCTGTCACCaaaatatttctgtataattgtctTGCACGACTGCGTTCCCCAACAGCATCATCCACCTCCTAAATGATTGCATTCATTGTGTTTCGCCTGCTCGCTCTGAGGCGCAAGTTATTTATTATACATGACAATTATTACATTCAGTAGCGTCTCCTAGTTACCTTAGTGATCTttaatgccagtttatcaggaagtgacaattttgttctctttgactctttGAATGGAAACTGTtcttgtttgcaaatgttttatgcaatattaaaaTCGAAGTCGAAAATCGGAGAAATTATTAAATGTCACTGTTTTGGTCAATGACTTTGGCCCAAAACCAACTATATTGTTTgccactatttatttttttatctttgtatATCAAATACTGTAGTTGTACCTGTCTCACTTGTCCCGATTTCTGTCCTGCAGTCGTTCATGCGATGTATCCCTGGTGTGGGGATCTACTTCAGTACATTTTACTCGCTGAAGCAGCACTTCTTCCAGGATAGGTCTCCAAGTGCTGGGGAGGCGGTGTTGCTAGGGGCGGGGGCTCGTTGTGTGGCAGGCGTGGCCATGCTGCCCATCACAGTCATTAAGACTCGTTTTGAGGTAAGAATCTTTACTGAGCTCTGACACTGTACTgtatgcacattgaaaatgcatgttTTCTGCTGTATCTGTGTGCTTATTCGCTGTTGCATGTTTTATTTCAGAGCGGGCGGTACAATTACATAAGCGTAGCTGGAGCCCTTAAAAGTGTGTTTCAGAATGAAGGTCCCAGGGCTCTTTACTCCGGGCTCACAGCGACTCTGCTCAGAGACGCCCCATTCTCTGGCATCTATGTCATGTTTTACAGCCAGGCCAAAAAGGCTTTGCCAGAGGGTGAGCTTCTGATCAGTCATGATTGTGATGTGATCTGAGGATATGGCATTGTGTAATGAAGTCTTCTCTCTCCTACGCACTCAGAGATCAGCTCGTCCTCCTTTGTCCCACTGGTTAATTTTGGCTGTGGTGTGGTGGCTGGTATTTTGGCCTCTCTTGCCACTCAGCCAGCAGACGTGATCAAAACCCACATGCAAGTGAGCCCAGCGTTGTATCCCAAGACCAGTGACGCTGTACGGCACGTTTATGCGGTAAGCATCACAGGATAAATCATATCTTTTGACCTTTAGTGTCCTTTAGAAgtctttttaaatacaaaatgttattttaaactgcGTGAAACAAAATTCACTCAATTTCCTGAAATACATTACTATTTACATGaccatatatgtgaccctggagcactaaAGCCGTcctaagtagcacaggtatatttgtagcaatagtcaacaatacattgtatgggtcaaaatgattaaaaaaaaattaggatattaagtaaaatatattttgtaaatttccttgatttttgattagtgatatgcattaagaatttaatttggacaactttaaaggcaatgttttcaatatttaaattagtttgaaccgtcagattccagatgttcaaaCAGTTATATCCCAGCCAAATTTTGTCCTATCATTACAAACCGTAtgtcaatggaaagattattcattcagctttcagatgatgtataaatctcaatttcaaaaaattgacCCGTATATCTGGTTTTTTGGACCAGGGTACTGTATGACATATAATACtagatatgatatatatataccagtttgggatcagtaatttgctttgtttattgtttatttatttatttttgttcagggatgatgcattaaatttgattaaaagtaACTAAAGccttgttacaaaaaaaaaaaaaaactgtttcagaTAAATTCTGCTTTtaactttctaatcatcaaaaaaatcctgaagaaaaaaaaattattatcacagtttccacaaaaccattttaataatattgataattataagaaatgtttttaagaaatgaaGCATCAAATAAGCATAATAGATTGATTGACGGATTGTAAGagcctgaagactggagtaatgatgctgaaaattcagctttgcccacaggaatcaattacatttgaaaatatattaacacagaaaatagttattttagactgtaatatttcataatattattaattgGTGTATTTTACCATACTGTAGTGTATCATATGTACCTTCTTAATAAATGTTACTTGCCTTATGcgaaatttattttattcctaaCGAAAATGTTTGTTGGCATAAgcttttttgaataaaaatacatatttctacATCTACAGTGACTTGTATGTACCCGAAAGATAATATGAGCTTATAATATCACATCCTTTCATGTTTCCACTTGTCATTATCTAGTCAAGTGCTCGCAGATAAAATTAAGTCCCACCCAATATCATTTTcagctgaattttctgtttcaaactagACTGTTGTTTTGTAGTTTCTAAAAATCAGTTTTTAAACACACCTGGCACACTTATGTGTGGACTCCATACTGTGTGACAGTTTATCTAGTCATGGTTTTGTCATAAGATTAAAGTCAGTTGCATCACTTTaattctcattttctctctctaatTTTAGAAGCATGGCTTGAGCGGGTTCTTTCGAGGAGCGGTTCCTCGTTCTTTGAGGAGAACCCTCATGGCAGCCATGGCCTGGACGGTGTACGAGCAGCTGATGGCACACATGGGACTGAAGTCTTAAAGACACCCGACGCACTTTATGTGTGGACTTCATTCTGTGTGTGTCCAGTGCAGGAGTCTATACTTTTCAGAGGATGGTGAAAAGATGGCGTTCTATTATCCTTGAAGGCTTGATCAAAACAAAAGCAGCTAGTGTTGGCTGGGTACCGGTAATCgtagggttgtgtgtgtgtgtctttgtgtgttagtgtgttcAGGTGCAGTGAGATGTTCCCCCGTGACATTCCTAAATTGCCACATTGTCTGCCTTGTTGACGCCTGCATATTGAGACAGGGGTCCACACTGAAGAATACCAATGAGAGACTGCTGAATCATGTGCTGTCCGCTGACAAGAAAACACTCCTTTCACAGGAAGCAAATCCCCATTTTTGGCAACTATCTTAGAATACCACATGTCTCAGTGTCACTTAAAAGTGACCACCTTTGCAGGGTTCTCAGAAACCCATGAGTCCGTGGACTCCAGTGTCTGAGAGCGTTCTTAAGCATGGTCCTCTgagttaaattatttttagtcAAGGATGAGGCTTAGTGTGTGTTTAAGACTAGTTTTACAAAGACATGTTGACATAATACTCCAGTGCTCCGATAGTTACTCCAGGGCTGAGAAACTGAACTGACAACACATGACTGTCTCGCCAACATACTCCGTTCCGACTATAATTGCGCGTCTCTATGCGATGATTTATGCTGTTCTAGTGATTTCCTGTGCTGTGTGACTGGATGGCTTTATCAGTTCATTCCAGTACACtgggtttttattttcttgaataCTCACTCCTGGGGACAGACAAAGCTAGGATTTGGATTGAATGGGACTTTCTAAGACCTggagaaacatttaatatttattgaagAAACAAGCGTTACAGTTCCtgagaaaacaatatttgaagtGGAACGTATCAGTGAGAATTTACAATACTTCATGTGCTGTTGGACATTTTGACTGACATTTTGTCTTGTTGACGTGTGTAAAACCACTGTAAGACACAATGGTGTGGTGTAGTGAATTTTAGGAAGTCTGCCAGAAACATGTCCGGTTAGTTGTTCTCCCTTAAAATTCGTAGATAGAACTATTAGGATTTTtggcattgtgacattattttcattctAGTTGGGTAGTCAGTTCATTCCACCATGGTAGTCTTTGTCGTACtgactttaatgtttttttaatcggCTGATTACAATAATTTGTAGTATAAAACCTTTAATAAAGGgagaaaaaattcaaataaatttcaGGGATGCATTACAATAATGTGATTTTAGGGGAAATATGCTTAATTGTCTTGTAAATAATGTCATCGTGCAAAAATCTAAATGAGTCTGAAATGGATTTAGATTTAAGCcaatataatttgtttgttttttgtttatttttccctCTTTAAATTTTGGGGGTTAATATCATGTAAACATGTTTTCATGAAATTCACCCCATAAGCCTTTGGGTTTCTTGTTCTCTCCGTTGTCTTTGAGGGTTCGTACTGTATGTGCACTGGTCAGTGTCGAACCCATAGGACTTGTACTACAAGAATCATTATTACCATGTACGTCTTTTCAATTTGATTTGCGCAAGTAATTATAACTTAATTTAGTTTGCTAAATTCAATTCAGTtaacaatttgttttaaattgcattGATTAAAATGAATTAGATTCGCAAGATTATCTGCTTCAGAATGCAGCTGATGCCCATAGTATGAAGTTGGGAAAACATGCAGAGCCAAGTGATACACTAGTTTTATATCAGTTAAGAGTGTTTATAACTGAACGCTAAATGCATATAGTTTGTGAAAGCACTTTAAATTCAGTGAAGTTGACTGCATTCAAACTGAAtctgagtggtgtgtgtgtgttggtcacaTGTTGCTTTGTAAGCCATTGTGCTTTGTGCTGTTCTGTGGAGATACTCTTTTGCCATCACACAATCAGTATCGTCTCTTCAGCATTTCTTATGGCTATTATTGTTGATATTTTGTCTGAATGTGAGAATATGTGAATTTGCAAATGTCATGCCTGTGTTAATAGGTGAATAAATCTGCCCTGTTTTATAAATGGTTGTGAAGGGTTGTTTTGTTCAGGTGGTTTTGTAACCTACACTACATTTTTAGCATTTGTCATTGAGATTGATCACACTAGTGAAgtgaaaatcatgaaaataatgtcaaactGTTAACACGGCACAAAATGGTCTTGCTTCTCTGTTTTCTGCTGGGTGCTGGTGATGATATAAACCCTGACAGCCGGACAGCTCAGAGTCTCCAGACATGCAGCCAGACAGTGTAAATGGGTCAGGTATGAGGACACTAGAGGGACTGAAGCACTGCAGTGACACGCGTCAAACAGAGAGCAGTAATTATAACACAGACACCAGACCTCACTTCTGTCTGATTTTATTTACCCAGCTGCAAAATGACTCAAGCATACAGTTTATCAGAAACCAGCTCCCCAaggaaataataatgatataaaacaAATAGCCAACATAAACCAGAATGCAGATTTTAGACATTAGTACTGCTGTTAGATGGATTTTACATGGTCAAAATGAGCAATAAATAAgacaattcatttaaaatgtaatatttacaattgtactgattatttttttaatttatgtatgtgtatttttttaacattgcCTACTGGTACAGTTCTATTTTAGTTCAATTTAGatactattttatattttgttattaatattttgaattattttttatcttcaattttaattttagtataagttttagtaattctgttgtttttttgtcatttgtttttattattattaaatatatatatgaagtttaaataatttttgggGTTAGTTTTAGTATATCAAATCAAgccaaactaaatgaaaattaagaattttgtttgcaaataaaatatataaataacgtattttcattatatttcaggttatgtttatttaatttcaagttacaaaattatggttttagttttacttaactATATTGACCATGATTTGTATTCACTATATTGttgatggagtgtgtgtgtgtgtgtgtgtgtgtgtgtgtgtgcgtgtgtgatacATTCCTTGTATTAGCAAGTAATTTCAACGTTTTGAATACCCGACTTCATTTCACCAAAAAAGTCACGCATGTGAAATCCTCCACGGCCGCTAGGGGTAACGTTGGTACGGAAGGAAAGCGAAACTCAAGAAATCCTCCAGTCTGATTGGTGGACACTCGGGTATATAATGTACGTCATTTCCTCATCCCGCCCTCTTTTTGCCGTGAAGCGCAGAACTCCATACGGCGTTGTCTCGTGGTGAGCATAAATTCTATAATTTTGTCGAGTTTTAAACGTCTATTTGATTCGAACTACTTCAGTAAAGGCCATAATTACCAATGTTAACCAAATATAATGTTAAAGTTGAAGTTTGCGTcagacttaacaaaaaaaaaaaatacgaaggCCCGAATCGCAACGTGTAGTCTCACGCGAGGAAGCGCATGTACGTCTGCAGTCAGTGTAGCACGCTTGATGGACGATCGTAAGAATAATTACCACTTGAGTAGTTTGGCTTCAAAAGTCTACATACATTTAATGTCTCTTTTAGTTGATGGTTGAAATCATTTTGACGTTTCCTCAGTGAGTTAGCGCGGTAAAGTGTAGCGTCTGACTTGCTAATAATGGTGCGAGATGGCGCTTCGTTCTGTGAGGATCACGCACACCGTTAAAGCCTCGCACTACTGTTGGTGTTTGGGTGTCGGAAGTGTGCTAAAGTGATACAGCTGGGTTTTCGCTAACACCAGTAGGGCTGATGCGCCCCATGACTGGGGTTTGATAGCGACCTGAGTTACATTCATCCAACTTACATATTCCCCTTGTCATTTCCTAGTCTCACGTTAAGCCATCTCTCTACGCTTTTGTTTCTTTCCAGCTGTCCCACTAAACTCGTTACGCAGGGAAAGTGGTCACGATGTCCGGAGGTCTGGATGTCCTTCAGATGAAGGAGGAGGATGTGCTGAAGTTCCTGGCAGCAGGAACCCACCTGGGAGGAACCAACCTGGACTTCCAGATGGAGCAGTACGTCTACAAGAGAAAGAGTGACGGTAAGAAGTGCAGATTAGGATGATATGGCTGCGACGTGCGTTTCTGGGGCTTTATCAATCTTGGTCAGTTACTGTAACTTACAGGGTTTGTAAGGGAACTGCAGGTGGTTTGACTATTAAAATCCTATTAaagttaatataaaagtgtaaaacAGGGTTGTAgttcaaagaaaactaaaaaaacgATGTGACTTGGTGTTATATATCAGATCTAATAAAGCCTGTTAATTTATGGGAAtatttacttaaagggatagttcacccaaaaatgtcattaACCACCCCCCAACATTACGTTTCAATCCCGTAAGACCTTTTACTACAAGAAAACTTTGTGCAACAAGGAAAGCTTTTCTTGCTTTTGTGAGAGTCCCATGATGCATAGTACAAAGATGAATTCAGGGTCAGAAAGCTGTCAGAATTAAGATGAATTAATTTCTTACGGGtcgggtttggaatgacgtaAGGGTGAGTGAtaaataatttttgggtgaactttccctttaaaatctcaggggtgctttaagaaatattttgtcaTAAGGGGGTTTGGGAGACGGTTTAAGATCTGACCCCTCTGTAACTGCTGACTCTTGCACTTCTGCAGGCGTGTACATCATCAATCTAAAGAAGACTTGGGAGAAACTGCTGTTGGCTGCTCGTGCCATTGTTGCCATCGAGAATCCAGCTGATGTTTGCGTTATCTCCTCCAGAAACACTGGCCAGGTAATTCACTCACTCCATGTCTACTCACTGCCAGCAGCATTTTTCTGAAATTCTCAAAATTACAAATCCAAAGAGGTGTTTAACCAGGCACACTATTAAAACCTGGCACTGCTGTCGGTGTTTGGGTGTCGGAAGTGTGCTAGAGTGACTTGGCCGGGATTTCGCTAACACCATGAGGGTTTTGCCCCATGACTGGGGTTTGATAGTAACCTGAGCCACAATGCTTTTATTCTTTCACTTATACCGGATACGTTCTTTGTGAACTTGATTGTTGATTTTACTGATATTAAACATGACTGTTTTCTCCTGTCAGAGAGCTGTGCTCAAATTCGCCTCTGCCACTGGCTCGACCACGTTTGCTGGTCGCTTCACTCCTGGAACCTTCACCAATCAGATTCAGGCTGCTTTCAGGGAGCCCCGCCTCCTGATCGTGACAGATCCTCGCGCTGACCATCAGCCACTGACTGAAGCCTCTTACGTCAACATCCCAACCATTGCCCTCTGCAACACCGACTCCCCTCTGAGATACGTCGACATTGCCATTCCATGCAACAACAAGGTACTAACCAGAAACTAAACTCTTCATGCAGGTGGTGTTTGTTCTGTCTGGTTATAAgcttttatatgttttgttttagggTCCCCACTCTGTGGGTTTGATGTGGTGGATGTTGGCCAGAGAAGTGCTGAGGATGAGGGGCACCATCTCCAGGGAGCACCCATGGGAGGTCATGCCCGATCTGTACTTTTACAGAGATCCTGAGGAGGTATGATGCAAAATATTCTTATACGGCTTGTTTTTCTCATCCACGTATTCAGAATCAGTCTAATAATCACACATTCATAATTCCTGTCATGGTAAATATATGCATCTACCAGTTTACATCCAGACAAGATTGAGCGGTCATATTAGACTGACTCTTTTAGTACTTACAAATTTTGAAATTTGAAGGACTTGTAATATGGACCCAGAAACTCTTAGTTGGATATAAATTTCCCCCaactttaaatttttatatatgtatatatatatatgtatgtatgtgtttttaaaatgtatctgcTGTAAAGCTGATGtctaatttaaaaacaacaaaccaATATTCAGAATCACTTTGTGTAGCTTGATAGTGTTGCTATGTTTACTGTTAAAAGTGTGCTAATTGTCACTTTCTCTGCTTTACCCCTAGATTGAGAAGGAAGAGCAGGCCCTTGCTGAGAAGGCTGTTGGTAAGGAGGAGTTCCAGGGAGAATGGACCGCTCCTGTGCCCGACTTCAACCAGCCTGAGGTTGCTGACTGGTCTGAAGGTGTTCAGGTTCCATCTGTGCCCATCCAGCAGTTCCCAGCTAGCATTGAGGGTAAGCTGCTTCTAGCAGACTTGTTTGAGTTggtaaatgcaaaatacaaactactttggaaattaaatttaattatttcaacTGAACGTGAAAATTGTGAACTAATCGACTCTTCTGAACCTTAGCTCCTGCCAAAGCTGCACCAGCTGAGGTGTTTGCAGGTAATGTTTTGCTGTTTAGTAGCATGAAATTCACGATACAAAATGTGTGTAACATTGTTGTAACCTAGAATTTGTCTCGTCAACAGAGGACTGGAGTGCTCAGCCTGCGACTGAGGACTGGTCTGCTGCTCCCACGGCTCAGGCCGGAGAGTGGGGCGGTGGCACTGCAGACTGGTCTTAAGAGAAGCCTTAACCATGCTTGTGAAATCAATAAATTTGGTTGGTTAAAACCTCGTTTCTGATATGGTTTCTTTTTTGCCTTATTTTCTGATTACAGTGCCTAGTTTATGTAGTGTGTGCAATGacaccaaaaaaatgcagatgggCAAGTCTTATGTGAAATGGCTTAAAGAAGGGATAGTCCGCTGAACAGTGTTCAATAAACCCTAACTGGGTATTGCGTATTAAGCTTGTTTTGTAGGCATTTGATTGACCGATTGCATTAGGTAGCAGCTTCAGTGAATGTTTGATTCGGTGTTTGACcaatgaaatcaaaactgaatttGCAGTTTTTCTGCAGATATTAAAGTCTTCATTCAACCTTTTGCAAACTAAGGCCTTAAAAGTTAAATCCAAAGTCATGGTGTGGCAAATGttgcattcatatatatatatatatatatatatatatataaatgtctacCTCAGTATTTTTGCTTTACAATTCAAATATCTGAACATCTAAAccttaataaaatacattattacaaatataaactataaaagttgattttttttttcttgagcctATCGTTTTAATgacatttgcactggaaaacgTCAAAAATACAGAAGACAAGGATCACTATTTTTAGTGTGATCAGAAGATGAAGTAAAAGTTATTTTCATATTCTAGTGGTTGGGAACAGAGGTATGTTGGTTGgaagttgtattttcaaactGAAGTGTTACTAACCTTGCTTCCTAGATAATTACATTTACAGGATATTATCTCGTTTTTTTGTTAAACTTGAGTTGCTTGGTTTTACATTTACCTGTaccaaacctgcagaaaccctagTTTAAGAACGTAAAGTGTATTTTGGATCCGGATTTGACATCAGCACTTTTGCGTGGATATTGTTACTGGTATATGTATGATTCAAATAATTTTCGTTTTTCAGTATTTAAGGTAACGAAAACATtccaccccagatgggactcgaacccacaatccctggcttaggaggccagtgccttatccattaggccactggggcttctGTGGGGTCCAATGAAAGATATaacctttttatatataataaataaacacatatacGTGTATTTCCGCTAGACAATCTTAGATATTTCCTTCCATATGTTATATTTTAACCACGTTTTGATTAAAAACTCAAGTCAGAGAGATGCGCATGAATCCCATCACATGGCGGTCTTCTGTCATTGATCTGTTGAAGAATGGGTTGCTTAGCAACATCGAGATGCCGCGCCGCCAAACATGGCAGTCGAGATTAGCTAGAGAACATTAAACACAACACGACgagcacatttatatataatttgatttaattcagGAGGTAGTATCGTTTGTGTTTGTTCAAAAGCAAacgtagtttttttaaatatcttgtaCGGACACCTAAACATAGTCGTTTAGCATGTATGCTAGCTAGTAGGCTATCTGGCTAGTTCACTTTATCTACAGAAATACTGTTCCTACATCTAAATCGATGCATTTTGTTAATCTAGTGTTTCCTTTTATATGATTTATGGTGATAAGTGTGCTAGTAAAATAGCGGGCTAAATCTAGCCCAGTTTCAGGATCGTGTGTTCGTGGACAGTAAAGCATCCTCACCATGGTGAGTATCAACAACATAATATAGCGTTAGTTATTATTAAAATcacataataaaatgttttgagcAAGCaagcataaatgtttttttatgttggcATTCTATTGGCATAATTGAATATATAAATTCAAGAACTttaaaaatgtgctttttttcttttacgtTTTCTGCTGTCattagtttaactttttgaactAGTTATGTCTTGAAACgaacagttttattattattattataacaactaAACTTAATTTATCTTAAAGACTGTGTTGCTGTGAATGGGTGGATAAATAGGTATGTACGATATGCATGAGAGATCACTAACTGGAATAAATATTTAGGTGTACACATGATTAGAATAAATGAATAGAATTGATCTGAACTGTTGAACATCCTGATAGCAGTATCTTGTTTCTGTCCTGAAGCTCTTGTCTCGGATGAAACCTGCAGTGGGTGGTGAAGCCTCCACCAGCTCTAAtgagaagaaaaggaaaaataaaagcaaGAAGATCCCAAGACTTGAGGATTATCTAAACCAACGAGACTATTTGGGAGCCCTGACTCTATTAGAGGTACAAAAACAAGCACATTGGATCTCAGATTacaactcttatgatatttacatGAACTCTGTAATCCCAGTTTCAGCGTAACAGCGGCGTTTCAGTGGAGCACGCAGACCTTTGGATTGGCTTCTGTGCCTTTCATTTGGGAGACCACAAGAGAGCAATGGAGGTTAGATTGTGCAGACACACCAGGATGATGGATGCAGTCAGTCATGCTCGACTAAGGAATGAATCACCTTTAAAGAGCGAGGCTTGTGTGACAT
This genomic stretch from Carassius gibelio isolate Cgi1373 ecotype wild population from Czech Republic chromosome B6, carGib1.2-hapl.c, whole genome shotgun sequence harbors:
- the LOC127959869 gene encoding mitochondrial glycine transporter B isoform X1 encodes the protein MQEKKDPQPKSASSLGKAHPALKAFMCGSLSGTCSTLLFQPLDLVKTRLQTLHNNMHPGAPKVGMITVFFNVIRTEKLLGLWKGVSPSFMRCIPGVGIYFSTFYSLKQHFFQDRSPSAGEAVLLGAGARCVAGVAMLPITVIKTRFESGRYNYISVAGALKSVFQNEGPRALYSGLTATLLRDAPFSGIYVMFYSQAKKALPEEISSSSFVPLVNFGCGVVAGILASLATQPADVIKTHMQVSPALYPKTSDAVRHVYAKHGLSGFFRGAVPRSLRRTLMAAMAWTVYEQLMAHMGLKS
- the LOC127959863 gene encoding 40S ribosomal protein SA, which translates into the protein MSGGLDVLQMKEEDVLKFLAAGTHLGGTNLDFQMEQYVYKRKSDGVYIINLKKTWEKLLLAARAIVAIENPADVCVISSRNTGQRAVLKFASATGSTTFAGRFTPGTFTNQIQAAFREPRLLIVTDPRADHQPLTEASYVNIPTIALCNTDSPLRYVDIAIPCNNKGPHSVGLMWWMLAREVLRMRGTISREHPWEVMPDLYFYRDPEEIEKEEQALAEKAVGKEEFQGEWTAPVPDFNQPEVADWSEGVQVPSVPIQQFPASIEAPAKAAPAEVFAEDWSAQPATEDWSAAPTAQAGEWGGGTADWS
- the LOC127959869 gene encoding mitochondrial glycine transporter B isoform X2, whose amino-acid sequence is MEIALAHPALKAFMCGSLSGTCSTLLFQPLDLVKTRLQTLHNNMHPGAPKVGMITVFFNVIRTEKLLGLWKGVSPSFMRCIPGVGIYFSTFYSLKQHFFQDRSPSAGEAVLLGAGARCVAGVAMLPITVIKTRFESGRYNYISVAGALKSVFQNEGPRALYSGLTATLLRDAPFSGIYVMFYSQAKKALPEEISSSSFVPLVNFGCGVVAGILASLATQPADVIKTHMQVSPALYPKTSDAVRHVYAKHGLSGFFRGAVPRSLRRTLMAAMAWTVYEQLMAHMGLKS